Proteins encoded together in one Stutzerimonas stutzeri window:
- a CDS encoding HAD-IA family hydrolase, whose amino-acid sequence MSNYKVLIFDWDGTLVDSIGRIVESIHVAARSCGLPQVDDTAVKGIIGLALPEAVEVLYPGQVDAARVEAFRHHYGEHYLGLEAQPSMPYPGVTEALSEFREAGYLLAVATGKGRRGLDRVLAGQGWEDLFDITRCADETASKPDPLMIHEILAHCGVRPERALMIGDSVFDLQMAHRAGVDSVAVGYGAQPLHVLQQYEPRLGIDHFSELGSWLRSMAGSEVNAYVG is encoded by the coding sequence GTGAGTAACTACAAGGTTCTGATATTCGATTGGGATGGCACCTTGGTCGATTCGATCGGGCGTATCGTCGAATCGATCCATGTTGCAGCTCGGTCCTGTGGCCTGCCGCAAGTCGACGACACGGCGGTCAAGGGCATCATCGGGCTGGCGCTACCTGAGGCCGTCGAGGTGCTGTACCCGGGACAGGTCGATGCGGCGCGGGTCGAGGCGTTTCGCCACCATTACGGTGAACATTACCTGGGGTTGGAAGCTCAGCCTTCCATGCCGTACCCAGGTGTCACCGAAGCACTCTCGGAGTTCCGCGAGGCCGGTTATCTGCTCGCGGTGGCGACCGGCAAAGGGCGTCGTGGGCTCGATCGCGTCCTGGCGGGGCAGGGGTGGGAAGACTTGTTCGATATCACGCGTTGCGCGGATGAAACGGCAAGCAAGCCTGATCCTCTGATGATTCACGAGATCCTCGCGCATTGCGGTGTCCGCCCGGAGCGGGCGCTGATGATCGGGGATTCGGTGTTCGATCTGCAGATGGCTCATCGCGCTGGGGTGGACAGCGTTGCGGTTGGCTACGGTGCGCAGCCGCTGCATGTTCTGCAGCAGTACGAGCCGCGCCTGGGGATCGATCATTTTTCGGAGCTCGGCAGTTGGCTGCGCTCCATGGCTGGTTCTGAGGTGAATGCATATGTCGGATGA
- the rluC gene encoding 23S rRNA pseudouridine(955/2504/2580) synthase RluC, translated as MTNTPSQTSGVQILEVAPELAGQRIDNFLRTQLRGVPKTLIYRILRKGEVRVNKGRIKPEYKLQAGDLVRVPPLRLAERDEPEPLAQGLLERLESAIVYEDKALIVLNKPAGIAVHGGSGLSYGVIEALRQLRPDAKELELVHRLDRDTSGLLMVAKKRSMLRHLHQALRGDGVDKRYMALVRGRWDTSKKQVSAPLLKNTLRSGERMVEVTEDGKEALTLFRVLRRFGDFATLVEAKPVTGRTHQIRVHARHAGHSIAGDSKYGDEDFTREVRELGGKRLFLHAYALKVPLPDGGELSLEAPVDEVWARTLERLGE; from the coding sequence ATGACCAATACCCCCTCCCAGACCTCCGGTGTGCAAATACTCGAGGTCGCGCCGGAACTTGCCGGCCAGCGCATCGACAACTTCCTTCGTACCCAGCTCAGAGGCGTTCCCAAGACGCTGATCTACCGCATCCTGCGCAAAGGCGAGGTGCGGGTGAACAAGGGGCGGATCAAACCCGAGTACAAGCTGCAGGCCGGCGATCTCGTGCGCGTGCCGCCGTTGCGTCTGGCCGAGCGAGACGAGCCCGAGCCGCTGGCCCAGGGGCTGCTGGAGCGGCTGGAGAGTGCCATCGTCTACGAGGACAAGGCGCTCATCGTGCTGAACAAGCCGGCCGGCATCGCCGTGCACGGCGGCAGCGGGCTGTCCTATGGCGTGATAGAGGCGTTGCGCCAGCTCCGCCCGGACGCCAAGGAGCTTGAACTGGTCCATCGCCTCGATCGGGATACGTCCGGCCTGCTGATGGTCGCCAAGAAGCGCAGCATGCTGCGCCATTTGCATCAGGCGCTACGTGGCGACGGTGTGGACAAGCGTTACATGGCGCTGGTGCGCGGCCGCTGGGATACCTCGAAGAAGCAGGTCAGTGCGCCGCTTCTGAAGAATACCCTGCGTTCCGGAGAGCGCATGGTCGAAGTGACCGAGGACGGCAAAGAGGCGCTGACGCTGTTTCGTGTGCTGCGTCGTTTCGGTGATTTCGCGACGCTGGTCGAGGCCAAGCCGGTGACCGGGCGTACACACCAGATTCGTGTGCATGCACGCCATGCGGGGCACAGTATCGCCGGGGACAGCAAGTATGGTGACGAGGACTTCACTCGCGAGGTTCGCGAGTTGGGTGGCAAACGTCTGTTTCTGCATGCCTATGCGCTGAAGGTGCCCCTGCCGGATGGCGGGGAGCTGTCGCTGGAGGCACCGGTCGACGAGGTGTGGGCTCGCACGCTGGAGCGTCTCGGTGAGTAA
- the rne gene encoding ribonuclease E — MKRMLINATQPEELRVALVDGQRLFDLDIESGAREQKKANIYKGKITRVEPSLEAAFVDFGAERHGFLPLKEISREYFSKSPEGRVNIKDVLREGQEVIVQVEKEERGNKGAALTTFISLAGRYLVLMPNNPRAGGISRRIEGEERNELREALNGLNIPADMGLIVRTAGLGRSSEELQCDLDYLLQLWTAVKDASQDRAAPFLIYQESNVIIRAIRDYLRQDIGEVLIDSVEAQDEALSFIQQVMPQYASKIKLYEDSVPLFNRFQIESQIETAFQREVKLPSGGSIVIDPTEALVSIDINSARATKGGDIEETALQTNLEAAEEIARQLRLRDIGGLIVIDFIDMTPAKNQRAVEEKMREALEADRARIQVGRISRFGLLEMSRQRLRPSLGETSGIVCPRCNGQGIIRDVESLSLAILRLIEEEALKDRTAEVRARVPFQVAAFLLNEKRNAITKIELRTRARIFILPDDHLETPHFEVQRLRDDSPEIIAGQASYEMSQSETEEVQPVSSTRTLVRQEAAVKTAPQRSAPATSAAPAPAEAPVATPAQEPSLFKGLIKSLVGLFAGKAEEPQAAAQVEKKPASARPQRNDERRSGRQQNRRRDSRNGRDEERKPREERQPREERQPREERQAREERQPREERQPRPPREERKPREQAEAAEAQPRRERAPREERKPREERKRELRAPIDEAPTVAQEEQAERQPREPRAPREERKPRAEQQAAPADELLQQALEIGETEDAQEANEGAEGNDSERPRRRSRGQRRRSNRRERQRDANGNEIEDADESNAPVKTEEIAIAATAAALAANTADTEAAPQATLAEDTVIQTSSEGVATIVEHAPVAQPAASEGIDERKASEEPAPAEAPTDIPVQPAEEAPQEVAQVAQPEAAPQPVPEPIVEKPEATLAATPTLTPSGRAPNDPREVRRRQREAERLAKEAAEAEAKAAAEQPLASPEIVASEPVVDTQPELPVAQQAADAQPEQTIEPVPAQQQPAVEQQSTELVAEQVPADDASEHKPVAPALDEAPQPAAEESEQPAQGTEPDNREKPQG, encoded by the coding sequence ATGAAAAGAATGCTAATTAACGCAACTCAGCCTGAAGAGTTGCGTGTCGCACTGGTCGACGGCCAACGCCTGTTCGATCTGGACATCGAATCCGGTGCCCGCGAACAGAAGAAAGCCAACATCTACAAGGGCAAGATCACCCGCGTCGAGCCCAGTCTCGAAGCCGCCTTCGTTGACTTCGGTGCCGAACGGCACGGCTTCCTCCCCCTCAAGGAAATCTCCCGCGAGTACTTCAGCAAGTCGCCTGAAGGCCGCGTAAACATCAAGGATGTGCTGCGCGAAGGCCAGGAAGTCATCGTCCAGGTCGAAAAGGAAGAACGTGGCAACAAGGGTGCGGCCCTGACCACCTTCATCAGCCTCGCCGGCCGTTATCTGGTGCTGATGCCGAACAATCCGCGCGCTGGCGGCATTTCGCGCCGCATCGAGGGCGAAGAGCGCAATGAGCTGCGCGAAGCGCTCAATGGCCTGAATATTCCAGCCGACATGGGCCTCATCGTGCGCACCGCCGGCCTGGGCCGCTCCAGCGAAGAACTGCAGTGCGATCTCGACTACCTGCTGCAGCTCTGGACCGCGGTGAAAGACGCCTCCCAGGATCGCGCCGCGCCATTCCTGATCTATCAGGAATCCAACGTCATCATTCGCGCCATCCGCGACTACCTGCGCCAGGACATCGGCGAAGTGCTGATCGACAGCGTCGAGGCGCAGGACGAGGCGCTGAGCTTCATCCAGCAGGTGATGCCGCAGTACGCCAGCAAGATCAAGCTGTACGAAGACAGCGTGCCGCTGTTCAACCGCTTCCAGATCGAAAGCCAGATCGAAACGGCCTTCCAGCGTGAAGTGAAACTGCCTTCCGGCGGCTCCATCGTCATCGACCCGACCGAAGCCCTGGTGTCCATCGACATCAACTCGGCGCGCGCCACCAAAGGCGGCGACATCGAAGAGACCGCACTGCAGACCAACCTGGAAGCGGCCGAGGAAATCGCCCGCCAGCTGCGCCTGCGTGACATCGGCGGTTTGATCGTGATCGACTTCATCGACATGACCCCGGCCAAGAACCAGCGCGCCGTCGAAGAAAAGATGCGCGAAGCGTTGGAAGCCGACCGCGCGCGCATTCAGGTCGGCCGCATTTCGCGTTTCGGCCTGCTGGAAATGTCTCGCCAGCGCCTGCGCCCTTCCCTGGGCGAAACCAGCGGCATCGTCTGCCCGCGCTGTAACGGCCAGGGCATCATCCGCGACGTCGAATCGCTGTCACTGGCGATCCTGCGCCTGATCGAAGAAGAGGCCCTCAAGGATCGCACCGCCGAAGTCCGCGCCCGCGTGCCCTTCCAGGTCGCGGCGTTCCTGCTCAATGAAAAGCGCAACGCCATCACCAAGATCGAACTGCGCACCCGCGCGCGCATCTTCATCCTGCCGGACGACCACCTGGAAACGCCGCACTTCGAAGTTCAGCGCCTGCGTGACGACAGCCCGGAGATCATCGCCGGCCAGGCCAGCTACGAAATGAGCCAGAGCGAGACCGAAGAAGTCCAGCCGGTCAGTTCGACTCGCACCCTGGTTCGCCAGGAGGCCGCGGTCAAGACCGCACCGCAGCGTAGCGCACCCGCCACCAGCGCCGCGCCGGCGCCTGCGGAAGCGCCCGTGGCCACGCCCGCGCAGGAACCAAGCCTGTTCAAGGGCCTGATCAAATCGCTGGTTGGTCTGTTCGCGGGCAAGGCCGAAGAGCCCCAGGCCGCGGCGCAAGTGGAGAAGAAGCCGGCATCCGCCCGTCCGCAGCGCAACGACGAGCGCCGCAGCGGCCGTCAACAGAATCGCCGCCGCGATTCCCGCAATGGGCGTGACGAGGAGCGCAAACCGCGTGAAGAGCGTCAGCCGCGTGAAGAACGGCAACCCCGCGAGGAGCGCCAGGCTCGCGAAGAACGTCAGCCGCGTGAAGAGCGCCAGCCACGCCCGCCGCGCGAGGAGCGCAAGCCCCGCGAGCAGGCAGAGGCCGCTGAAGCCCAGCCACGTCGCGAGCGTGCCCCGCGAGAAGAGCGCAAGCCCCGCGAAGAGCGCAAGCGTGAACTGCGTGCTCCTATCGACGAAGCACCGACAGTAGCGCAGGAGGAGCAGGCCGAGCGCCAGCCCCGCGAGCCCCGCGCCCCGCGCGAAGAGCGCAAGCCGCGCGCCGAACAGCAGGCTGCGCCTGCGGATGAACTGCTGCAGCAGGCCCTGGAAATCGGCGAGACCGAAGATGCTCAGGAAGCCAACGAAGGCGCGGAAGGCAACGACAGCGAGCGACCACGTCGTCGCTCCCGTGGTCAGCGTCGTCGCAGCAACCGTCGCGAACGCCAGCGCGATGCCAACGGCAACGAAATCGAAGACGCCGACGAGAGCAATGCCCCGGTGAAGACCGAGGAAATCGCCATCGCCGCTACTGCCGCCGCCCTGGCCGCGAACACCGCCGACACCGAAGCCGCGCCCCAGGCGACGCTGGCCGAAGACACGGTGATTCAGACCAGCAGCGAAGGCGTCGCTACGATCGTCGAACACGCGCCAGTCGCCCAGCCTGCTGCGAGCGAAGGCATCGACGAGCGCAAAGCCAGCGAAGAACCTGCACCAGCCGAGGCGCCGACCGATATTCCGGTACAGCCGGCCGAGGAAGCGCCGCAAGAGGTAGCGCAGGTCGCCCAGCCGGAAGCAGCGCCCCAGCCCGTCCCGGAGCCTATTGTCGAGAAGCCCGAAGCGACACTGGCTGCCACCCCGACGCTGACGCCGAGCGGCCGCGCACCGAACGATCCGCGCGAGGTTCGTCGCCGTCAACGCGAAGCCGAGCGCCTGGCCAAGGAGGCAGCTGAAGCCGAAGCCAAGGCCGCAGCGGAGCAACCGCTGGCGAGCCCTGAGATCGTCGCCAGCGAGCCGGTCGTGGACACGCAGCCGGAGCTGCCCGTCGCTCAGCAGGCAGCAGACGCTCAGCCCGAGCAGACGATAGAGCCTGTGCCTGCCCAGCAGCAGCCCGCAGTGGAGCAACAGTCGACCGAACTGGTTGCCGAGCAAGTGCCTGCCGACGATGCAAGCGAGCACAAGCCGGTAGCGCCAGCACTCGACGAGGCGCCTCAGCCTGCTGCCGAGGAATCGGAGCAGCCTGCTCAAGGCACCGAACCGGACAACCGTGAGAAGCCGCAAGGCTAA
- the murB gene encoding UDP-N-acetylmuramate dehydrogenase, with product MSLTIEANRSLKPFNTFAVDQRAQYFAEALSDADVYEAIARARQLGVPLLPLGGGSNLLLTRDVPALVLHMASRGKRIIDESAAQVIVEVEAGEPWHPFVLWSLEQGLMGLENLSLIPGTVGASPIQNIGAYGVEIKDVFSGLTALDIETGALRDFALADCAFAYRDSVFKQMPGRYLILRVRFALRRQAPLHLEYGPIRQWLAEQGIVEPTAVDVSRAVSAIRSEKLPDPRELGNAGSFFKNPLVSAETAHALRAAYPDLVAYPQDAGLVKLAAGWLIERAGWKGFRDGDAGVHRLQALVLVNHGQATGEQLLELARRIQADVLERFDVCLEIEPNVL from the coding sequence GTGAGCCTTACCATAGAAGCAAACCGCTCCCTCAAGCCATTCAACACCTTTGCCGTAGACCAGCGTGCCCAATATTTCGCCGAGGCGCTCAGTGATGCCGATGTGTATGAGGCGATTGCCCGTGCGCGCCAGCTTGGGGTGCCGCTTCTGCCGCTCGGTGGCGGAAGCAACCTGCTACTGACTCGCGATGTGCCGGCCCTGGTGCTGCACATGGCCAGTCGAGGCAAGCGGATCATCGACGAGTCGGCCGCTCAGGTGATCGTCGAGGTGGAGGCCGGGGAGCCCTGGCATCCCTTCGTGCTCTGGAGTCTGGAGCAGGGCCTGATGGGGCTGGAAAACCTGAGCCTGATCCCCGGGACCGTGGGCGCTTCACCGATTCAGAACATCGGTGCCTATGGGGTCGAGATCAAGGATGTCTTCTCCGGTCTCACGGCGCTGGATATCGAAACCGGGGCGCTTCGGGACTTCGCGCTGGCCGACTGCGCATTCGCCTATCGCGACAGCGTTTTCAAGCAGATGCCGGGGCGCTATCTGATCCTGCGGGTGCGTTTCGCTCTGCGCCGCCAGGCCCCGTTGCATCTCGAATACGGCCCGATCCGCCAGTGGCTGGCGGAGCAGGGGATCGTCGAGCCCACGGCTGTGGATGTCAGCCGTGCGGTCAGCGCCATTCGCAGTGAAAAGCTGCCGGACCCGCGGGAGCTGGGCAATGCCGGGAGTTTCTTCAAGAATCCGCTGGTGAGCGCCGAGACGGCGCATGCACTTCGCGCGGCTTATCCCGATCTTGTCGCCTATCCGCAGGACGCTGGCTTGGTAAAGCTCGCTGCCGGCTGGCTGATCGAAAGAGCTGGCTGGAAGGGGTTTCGCGATGGCGACGCCGGCGTTCATCGGCTGCAGGCGCTGGTGCTGGTGAACCATGGACAGGCTACCGGCGAGCAGCTGCTGGAGCTGGCGCGACGGATCCAGGCCGACGTGCTCGAACGCTTCGATGTCTGCCTGGAAATCGAGCCGAACGTGCTCTGA
- a CDS encoding low molecular weight protein-tyrosine-phosphatase, with amino-acid sequence MKVLFVCMGNICRSPTAEGVFRQRIEQAGLGARVEIDSAGTGDWHVGKAPDQRACEAARRRGYRLDALRARQVSIADFQRFDLILAMDHDNLARLQALRPKHGAKAEVDLLLRRYGLGCDVVPDPYYGEADGFDNVLNLIEEASDALLAEIKGRL; translated from the coding sequence ATGAAGGTGCTGTTCGTCTGCATGGGCAATATCTGCCGTTCGCCCACGGCCGAGGGTGTGTTTCGCCAGCGGATCGAGCAGGCCGGCCTTGGCGCGCGAGTCGAGATCGATTCCGCCGGAACCGGCGACTGGCATGTCGGCAAGGCGCCAGACCAGCGGGCGTGCGAGGCGGCGAGACGGCGTGGTTACAGGCTCGACGCCTTGCGCGCCCGGCAGGTTTCCATTGCGGACTTCCAGCGCTTCGATCTCATCCTGGCAATGGATCACGACAATCTGGCACGGCTGCAGGCTCTGCGCCCGAAACACGGCGCCAAGGCGGAAGTCGACCTGCTGCTGCGTCGCTACGGGCTTGGCTGCGACGTAGTGCCCGACCCTTACTATGGCGAAGCAGACGGCTTCGACAACGTGCTGAATCTCATCGAAGAGGCCAGTGATGCGCTGCTCGCCGAGATAAAGGGGCGACTGTGA
- the kdsB gene encoding 3-deoxy-manno-octulosonate cytidylyltransferase translates to MSTAYTVVIPARYASTRLPGKPLQDIAGKPMIRHVWEQARKSAAQRVVIATDDQRIVDACTAFGAEVVLTRAEHNSGTDRLAEVAEQLGLPGDAIVVNVQGDEPMIPPAVIDQVAANLADHPEAAIATLAEPLADAQALFNPNVVKVLSDINGLALTFSRAPLPWARDSFAVDRSQLPPGVPYRRHIGIYAYRAEFLADFVSWGPCWLEDTECLEQLRALWHGRRIHVADAVETPPAGVDTAEDLDRVRRLLGG, encoded by the coding sequence ATGAGCACCGCCTATACCGTCGTCATTCCGGCCCGCTACGCATCGACCCGATTGCCCGGCAAGCCGCTGCAGGACATCGCCGGCAAGCCGATGATCCGACACGTCTGGGAGCAGGCGCGCAAGAGCGCGGCTCAGCGTGTAGTGATTGCCACTGATGATCAGCGCATCGTCGATGCCTGCACAGCGTTTGGCGCAGAGGTCGTGCTGACCCGCGCCGAGCATAACTCCGGCACCGATCGTTTGGCCGAGGTGGCCGAGCAGCTTGGGCTGCCTGGCGATGCCATCGTGGTCAACGTGCAGGGCGACGAGCCGATGATTCCGCCGGCTGTAATCGACCAGGTCGCCGCCAATCTGGCGGACCATCCGGAGGCTGCCATCGCTACGCTGGCCGAACCTTTGGCGGATGCTCAGGCGCTGTTCAATCCCAATGTTGTCAAGGTGCTCTCGGATATCAACGGCCTGGCGCTGACCTTCAGCCGAGCGCCGCTGCCCTGGGCGCGTGACAGCTTTGCCGTGGACCGCAGCCAGCTACCGCCCGGAGTCCCTTACCGGCGGCACATCGGCATCTATGCCTACCGTGCTGAATTCCTGGCCGACTTCGTGTCCTGGGGCCCGTGCTGGCTGGAGGATACGGAGTGTCTGGAGCAGCTGCGTGCGCTCTGGCATGGGCGGCGCATCCATGTTGCCGATGCCGTCGAAACTCCTCCCGCCGGGGTCGACACGGCTGAGGACCTGGATCGGGTTCGCCGTTTGCTGGGTGGCTGA
- a CDS encoding Trm112 family protein, which yields MDTKLLDILACPLCKGPLKLAEDKSELICKADGLAFPVRDGIPVMLESEARTLDVDERLDK from the coding sequence ATGGATACCAAACTGCTCGACATTCTGGCCTGCCCACTATGCAAGGGGCCGTTGAAGCTCGCCGAGGACAAGTCGGAACTGATCTGCAAGGCCGATGGCCTGGCCTTTCCCGTGCGTGACGGCATCCCGGTAATGCTCGAGAGCGAAGCGCGTACTCTGGATGTGGATGAGCGTCTGGACAAATGA
- the lpxK gene encoding tetraacyldisaccharide 4'-kinase: protein MSVAERLQRAWYQGHPALCLLAPLELLYRRVVEARRRRFLEDPNTSYRAPVPVVVVGNITVGGTGKTPLILWLIEHCQRRGLRVGVVSRGYAAEPPTLPWRVRAEHPAQHCGDEPLLIVQRTGVPLMIDPDRARAVRALLEQEPLDLILSDDGLQHYRLARDLELVLIDAARGLGNGRCLPAGPLREPPERLGEVDAVLFNGAAADTVEGYAFSLQPVGLVELSTGRRWPLDHYPAGQQLHAVAGIGNPQRFFDTLETLHWRPIPHAFADHADYSPEQLKFSPELPLVMTEKDAVKCRAFAPPGWSYLQVQAVPSTAFVTWFDDQLARLLPDLS, encoded by the coding sequence ATGTCCGTCGCCGAGCGCCTGCAACGTGCCTGGTATCAGGGGCATCCGGCTTTGTGTCTGCTGGCGCCCCTGGAGCTGCTGTACCGGCGAGTGGTCGAAGCCAGGCGCCGGCGTTTCCTCGAAGATCCGAACACCTCCTATCGTGCTCCTGTTCCGGTTGTCGTCGTCGGTAACATCACCGTCGGTGGCACGGGCAAGACGCCGCTGATCCTCTGGTTGATCGAACACTGTCAACGTCGCGGGCTGCGTGTCGGGGTCGTCAGCCGTGGCTACGCTGCCGAGCCCCCGACGCTGCCGTGGCGGGTTCGCGCCGAGCACCCGGCACAGCACTGCGGCGATGAGCCTCTGCTGATCGTTCAGCGTACGGGGGTTCCGTTGATGATCGATCCTGATCGCGCGCGCGCCGTTCGTGCTCTGCTCGAGCAGGAGCCGCTCGATCTGATCCTCTCCGACGACGGTCTGCAGCACTACCGTCTGGCGCGCGATCTCGAACTGGTGCTGATCGATGCCGCGCGTGGGCTTGGCAACGGCCGCTGCCTGCCGGCTGGCCCCCTGCGTGAGCCGCCTGAGCGGCTTGGCGAGGTGGATGCCGTACTGTTCAACGGCGCCGCCGCCGATACCGTCGAAGGGTATGCGTTCAGCCTTCAGCCGGTTGGCCTGGTCGAGCTGAGTACCGGTCGACGTTGGCCGCTGGATCACTACCCGGCCGGCCAGCAGTTGCATGCGGTGGCGGGTATCGGCAACCCGCAGCGTTTCTTCGACACGCTCGAGACGCTACACTGGCGACCGATTCCGCACGCCTTCGCCGATCACGCCGATTACAGCCCGGAGCAGCTGAAGTTCAGCCCCGAGCTGCCACTGGTGATGACCGAGAAGGACGCGGTGAAATGCCGGGCGTTCGCACCCCCGGGTTGGTCGTATCTGCAGGTGCAGGCCGTGCCCTCCACGGCGTTCGTAACCTGGTTCGACGATCAGCTGGCGCGATTGCTGCCCGATCTCTCTTAA
- a CDS encoding ExbD/TolR family protein: MKFRRKPRENVEIGLAPLIDVVFILLLFFVVTTTFTRETQLKVDLPEAASGTPPQDAEVRQLEVLIDVAGNYSLNGKALLKSDLNSLMAALSKESGGDNRLPMVISADGKTPHQAVITAMDAAGKLGFAQLRITTVEAQASP; encoded by the coding sequence GTGAAATTCCGTCGCAAACCCCGGGAGAACGTGGAGATCGGACTCGCACCGCTGATCGACGTGGTGTTCATCCTGCTCCTGTTCTTCGTGGTCACCACCACCTTCACCCGTGAAACGCAGCTCAAGGTCGACCTGCCAGAAGCGGCCAGCGGCACACCGCCTCAGGATGCCGAGGTTCGCCAGCTGGAAGTGCTGATCGATGTGGCTGGCAATTATTCGCTCAATGGCAAGGCGCTGCTCAAGAGCGATCTGAATTCGCTGATGGCCGCGCTGAGCAAGGAGTCCGGCGGCGACAACCGGTTGCCGATGGTCATCAGCGCCGATGGCAAGACGCCGCACCAGGCGGTCATCACGGCGATGGATGCCGCAGGCAAGCTCGGCTTCGCCCAGCTGCGGATCACCACGGTCGAGGCGCAGGCGTCGCCCTGA
- a CDS encoding MotA/TolQ/ExbB proton channel family protein, with protein MWELVKAGGWIMLPIILCSIAAAGIIAERLWTLRPSRVTPPHLLGQVWKWIKDKKLSNQKLKELRADSPLGEILAAGLSNSKRGREIMKECIEEAAARVVHDLERYLNALGTIAGIAPLLGLLGTVLGMIEIFSAFMGSGMANAPLLAGGIAKALITTAAGLMVGIPALFFHRFLQRRVDELVVGMEQEAIKLVEVVQGDRDVDLGEEKA; from the coding sequence GTGTGGGAGCTGGTCAAAGCAGGCGGCTGGATAATGCTGCCAATCATCCTGTGTTCCATCGCAGCCGCCGGCATCATCGCCGAGCGCCTATGGACGCTGCGTCCGAGCCGTGTCACACCTCCGCATCTGCTAGGCCAGGTCTGGAAGTGGATCAAGGACAAGAAGCTCAGCAACCAGAAACTCAAGGAGCTGCGCGCCGACTCCCCGCTGGGTGAGATCCTCGCCGCCGGCCTGAGCAATTCCAAGCGTGGTCGCGAGATCATGAAGGAGTGCATCGAGGAGGCCGCCGCCCGCGTCGTTCACGATCTGGAGCGCTATCTCAACGCCCTGGGCACCATCGCCGGCATTGCACCCTTGCTCGGTCTGCTGGGGACCGTGCTGGGCATGATCGAAATCTTCAGTGCCTTCATGGGCTCGGGCATGGCCAACGCACCGCTTCTCGCAGGAGGCATCGCCAAGGCGCTGATCACCACCGCTGCGGGCTTGATGGTCGGTATCCCCGCGCTGTTCTTCCATCGTTTCCTGCAGCGTCGCGTCGACGAACTCGTCGTCGGCATGGAGCAGGAGGCGATCAAGCTGGTGGAAGTGGTGCAGGGCGACCGCGATGTCGATCTCGGTGAGGAGAAGGCGTGA